In a genomic window of Streptomyces koelreuteriae:
- a CDS encoding WhiB family transcriptional regulator: MQLEAHAPSVPPSDTIPKPGPTEDSALTPLTALTALDDAIENLGVPVPCRSYDPEVFFAESPADVEYAKSLCRTCPLVEACLAGAKERREPWGVWGGELFVQGVVVARKRPRGRPRKNPVTA, encoded by the coding sequence GTGCAACTCGAAGCGCACGCCCCGTCCGTACCGCCTTCCGACACGATCCCCAAGCCCGGCCCCACGGAGGACTCCGCCTTGACCCCGCTCACCGCGCTCACCGCGCTCGACGACGCCATCGAGAACCTCGGCGTACCCGTCCCGTGCCGCTCCTACGACCCGGAGGTCTTCTTCGCCGAGTCGCCCGCGGACGTCGAGTACGCCAAGTCCCTGTGCCGCACCTGCCCGCTGGTCGAGGCCTGCCTCGCCGGCGCCAAGGAGCGGCGTGAGCCTTGGGGCGTCTGGGGTGGCGAGCTGTTCGTGCAGGGTGTCGTCGTCGCCCGGAAGCGGCCGCGTGGCCGCCCGCGCAAGAACCCGGTCACGGCATGA
- a CDS encoding mycoredoxin yields the protein MLGTVTMYSTTWCGYCRRLKSQMDREGIAYTEINIEQDPESAAFVEKANGGNQTVPTVLFPDGSTLTNPSLAQVKQKVGA from the coding sequence ATGCTGGGCACTGTGACGATGTACAGCACCACGTGGTGCGGCTACTGCCGCCGGCTGAAGAGCCAGATGGACCGCGAGGGCATCGCGTACACCGAGATCAACATCGAGCAGGACCCGGAGTCCGCCGCGTTCGTGGAGAAGGCGAATGGCGGAAACCAGACGGTGCCCACCGTTCTCTTCCCGGACGGCTCGACCCTCACCAACCCGTCGCTGGCCCAGGTGAAGCAGAAGGTCGGCGCGTAG
- a CDS encoding ATP-dependent DNA helicase: protein MPARITDPEQLKELLGIPFTPEQSACITAPPAPQVIVAGAGSGKTTVMAARVVWLVGTGQVAPEQVLGLTFTNKAAAELAERVRKALVKAGVTDPDAIDPDNPPGEPVISTYHSFAGRLLTDHGLRIGLEPTSRLLADATRFQLAARVLREAPGSYPALTRSFPDLVGDLLALDSELAEHLVRPEALRAYDAELLLTLGGVKLSNGDLRKVPEAAAARRELAELVTRYRAAKRERDLLDFGDQIALSARLAGIPEVGRLLRDEFRVVLLDEYQDTSVAQRVLLAGLFGEGTGHPVTAVGDPCQAIYGWRGASVANLDDFPEHFARADGRPATRQALSENRRSGGRLLDLANGLAEPLRALHAGVEALRPAPGAERDGIVRCALLRTHAEEIDWAADSVAHLVRTGTAPGEIAVLCRTATDFSEIQGALVARDIPVEVVGLSGLLHLPEIADLVAVCEVLQDPGANASLVRLLTGPRWRIGPRDLALLGRRARFLVTHARVEGEDDPDRRLAEAVEGVDPAEVISLADALDTFLETPLDGQGDDDGLPFSPDARVRFARLATELRDLRRSLSDPLMDVLHRVLAVTGLEVELSASPHALAARRRETLSNFLDVAASFAAGDNEASLLAFLGFLRTAAQYEKGLDNALPGGENTVKVLTAHKSKGLEWDVVVVPGLVTGTFPSSQGREKWTSQGKVLPHELRGDADTLPGITSWDAKGLKAFQEAMKDHQHTEELRLGYVTFTRPRSLLLGSGHWWGPTQKKRRGPSAFLQDLYEHCAAGYGEIEAWADEPAEDEENPALHQATADQVWPLPLDEAALARRRAAAETVLAHLEDLASQEDGHPAAVHDPDAIDDPEWPPPPEDDEPPYDEPDPFDFDEDTVGFDDPAAGDARPADGPTVPHQAGPPEPQDSHPYLTPEESRTVASWDRDLDALTGELLRARDSVTEVPLPTSLTATQLLLLAADPDGLAQELARPMPRPPQPAARRGTRFHAWVEARFEELTLPLLEPEELPGREAEIADERDLEALKDAFEQTEYAHRTPYRVEAPFQLALAGRVVRGRIDAVYKEGDGESATYEIVDWKTHRARTADPLQLAVYRLAWAEQQGVPPESVTAGFLYVRTGEIVRPDDLPDRAALERLLSEEPPGEEPHSEDVGAGR from the coding sequence GTGCCCGCCCGAATCACCGATCCCGAACAGCTCAAGGAGCTCCTCGGCATCCCGTTCACCCCGGAGCAGTCGGCCTGCATCACCGCGCCGCCCGCCCCGCAGGTGATCGTGGCCGGCGCCGGCTCGGGCAAGACGACGGTGATGGCGGCCCGTGTGGTGTGGCTGGTCGGCACCGGCCAGGTCGCCCCCGAGCAGGTGCTCGGACTCACCTTCACCAACAAGGCCGCCGCCGAACTCGCCGAGCGCGTGCGCAAGGCGCTGGTCAAGGCCGGTGTCACCGACCCGGACGCCATCGACCCGGACAACCCGCCGGGCGAGCCGGTGATCTCCACGTACCACTCCTTCGCGGGCCGTCTGCTGACCGACCACGGCCTGCGCATCGGGCTCGAGCCGACCTCCCGGCTGCTCGCCGACGCGACCCGCTTCCAGCTCGCCGCGCGCGTCCTGCGCGAGGCCCCGGGCTCCTATCCGGCCCTGACCCGTTCCTTCCCGGACCTGGTCGGCGACCTCCTCGCCCTCGACTCCGAACTCGCCGAGCACCTCGTACGCCCGGAGGCGCTGCGCGCGTACGACGCCGAACTGCTGCTGACCCTGGGCGGCGTCAAGCTCAGCAACGGCGATCTGCGCAAGGTCCCCGAAGCAGCCGCCGCGCGGCGTGAACTGGCCGAGTTGGTGACCCGCTACCGGGCCGCCAAGCGCGAGCGGGACCTGCTCGACTTCGGCGACCAGATCGCCCTGTCGGCCCGGCTCGCCGGGATCCCCGAGGTGGGCCGCCTCCTGCGCGACGAGTTCCGGGTGGTCCTGCTCGACGAGTACCAGGACACCTCTGTCGCCCAGCGCGTCCTCCTTGCGGGCCTGTTCGGCGAGGGCACCGGCCACCCGGTCACCGCGGTCGGCGACCCCTGCCAGGCGATCTACGGCTGGCGCGGCGCCTCCGTCGCCAACCTCGACGACTTCCCCGAGCACTTCGCCCGCGCCGACGGCCGCCCCGCGACCCGGCAGGCGCTCAGCGAGAACCGCCGCAGCGGCGGCCGCCTCCTCGACCTCGCCAACGGCCTCGCGGAGCCGCTGCGCGCCCTGCACGCGGGCGTGGAGGCGCTTCGCCCCGCCCCCGGGGCCGAACGCGACGGCATCGTGCGCTGCGCCCTGCTGCGCACGCACGCCGAGGAGATCGACTGGGCCGCCGACTCCGTCGCCCACCTCGTGAGGACCGGGACGGCCCCCGGCGAGATCGCGGTCCTGTGCCGCACGGCGACCGACTTCTCCGAGATCCAGGGCGCACTCGTGGCCCGGGACATCCCGGTCGAGGTCGTCGGCCTGTCCGGGTTGCTGCACCTGCCCGAGATCGCCGACCTCGTCGCCGTCTGCGAGGTCCTCCAGGACCCCGGCGCCAACGCCTCCCTGGTCCGCCTGCTGACCGGCCCGCGCTGGCGCATCGGCCCGCGCGACCTCGCCCTGCTGGGGCGGCGGGCCCGGTTCCTCGTCACCCACGCGCGCGTGGAGGGCGAGGACGACCCGGACCGGCGCCTCGCCGAGGCCGTCGAGGGGGTCGACCCGGCCGAGGTGATCTCCCTCGCGGACGCCCTCGACACCTTCCTGGAGACGCCGCTGGACGGCCAGGGGGACGACGACGGGCTGCCCTTCTCGCCCGACGCGCGCGTGCGCTTCGCCCGTCTGGCCACCGAACTGCGCGACCTGCGCCGCTCCCTGTCCGACCCTCTGATGGACGTCCTGCACCGCGTCCTCGCCGTCACCGGCCTGGAGGTGGAGCTGTCGGCGTCCCCGCACGCCCTGGCGGCGCGCCGCCGCGAGACCCTCTCCAACTTCCTGGACGTCGCCGCCTCCTTCGCCGCCGGTGACAACGAAGCGAGCCTGCTCGCCTTCCTCGGCTTCCTGCGCACCGCCGCGCAGTACGAGAAGGGCCTCGACAACGCCCTCCCCGGCGGCGAGAACACCGTCAAGGTGCTCACCGCCCACAAGTCCAAGGGCCTGGAATGGGACGTCGTGGTCGTCCCCGGCCTGGTCACCGGCACCTTCCCCAGCAGCCAGGGCCGCGAGAAGTGGACCTCCCAGGGCAAGGTCCTGCCCCACGAACTGCGCGGCGACGCCGACACCCTCCCCGGCATCACCTCCTGGGACGCCAAGGGCCTCAAGGCCTTCCAGGAGGCCATGAAGGACCACCAGCACACCGAGGAACTCCGCCTCGGCTACGTCACCTTCACCCGCCCCCGCTCCCTGCTTCTGGGCTCCGGCCACTGGTGGGGCCCCACCCAGAAGAAGCGCCGAGGCCCCTCGGCGTTCCTCCAGGACCTCTACGAGCACTGCGCGGCCGGGTACGGCGAGATCGAGGCCTGGGCGGACGAACCCGCCGAGGACGAGGAGAACCCGGCCCTGCACCAGGCCACCGCCGACCAGGTCTGGCCCCTGCCCCTGGACGAGGCGGCCCTGGCCCGCCGCCGCGCCGCCGCCGAGACCGTCCTGGCCCACCTGGAGGACCTCGCCTCCCAGGAGGACGGGCACCCGGCGGCCGTGCACGACCCGGACGCGATCGACGACCCGGAGTGGCCCCCGCCCCCCGAGGACGACGAGCCTCCGTACGACGAGCCCGACCCGTTCGACTTCGACGAGGACACCGTGGGCTTCGACGACCCAGCGGCCGGAGACGCACGGCCGGCAGACGGCCCCACAGTCCCCCACCAGGCGGGACCACCGGAACCTCAGGACTCACACCCATACCTCACCCCGGAGGAATCCCGCACCGTCGCCTCCTGGGACCGCGACCTCGACGCCCTCACCGGCGAGCTCCTGCGCGCCCGCGACAGCGTCACCGAGGTCCCCCTGCCCACCTCCCTCACGGCCACCCAGCTCCTGCTCCTGGCCGCCGACCCGGACGGCCTCGCTCAGGAGCTGGCCCGGCCCATGCCCCGCCCGCCCCAGCCCGCCGCCCGCCGCGGCACCCGCTTCCACGCCTGGGTCGAGGCCCGCTTCGAAGAGCTGACGCTGCCCCTGCTGGAGCCGGAGGAGCTGCCCGGCCGCGAAGCGGAGATCGCCGACGAACGGGACCTGGAGGCCCTCAAGGACGCCTTCGAGCAGACCGAGTACGCCCACCGCACGCCCTACCGGGTGGAGGCCCCCTTCCAGCTCGCGCTCGCCGGCCGCGTCGTACGGGGCCGCATCGACGCCGTCTACAAGGAGGGCGACGGCGAGAGCGCGACGTACGAGATCGTCGACTGGAAGACCCACCGCGCACGCACCGCGGACCCCCTCCAGCTCGCCGTCTACCGCCTCGCCTGGGCCGAGCAGCAGGGCGTACCCCCGGAATCCGTCACGGCCGGATTCCTGTACGTACGCACCGGCGAGATCGTCCGCCCCGACGATCTGCCGGACCGCGCGGCGCTGGAGCGGCTGCTGAGCGAGGAGCCGCCCGGTGAGGAACCGCACTCCGAGGACGTCGGTGCGGGCCGATAG
- a CDS encoding ABC1 kinase family protein: MSDLPRKAVTRTAKLAALPLGIAGRATWGFGKRIVGESAELVGRELQQRTAEQLFKVLGELKGGAMKFGQALSVFESALPEEVAGPYRAALTKLQEAAPPMPTRTVHAVLEERLGEGWHELFLEFEDKPAAAASIGQVHRGVWHDGREVAVKVQYPGAGEALLSDLNQLSRFSRLLGPLIPGMDIKPLIAELKDRVSEELDYGLEAQAQQAHADEFEDDPDVVVPQVVHQSDQVLVTEWIDGVPLSEIISDGTQEQRDRAGQLLARFLFSGPARTGLLHADPHPGNFRLLPGGPEGEDDWRLGVLDFGTVDRLPGGLPATIGESLRMTLDGEAEAVYELLCAEGFVKETIELDPDAVLDYLLPIIEPAQVDEFTFTRGWMRSQAGRVADPRSPAYQLGKQLNLPPSYLLIHRVTLSTIGVLCQLGAAVRLREELEEWLPGFVPEDPVDGDEAAEA, encoded by the coding sequence ATGTCTGATCTTCCCCGGAAGGCGGTCACCCGGACCGCCAAGCTCGCCGCACTCCCGCTCGGCATCGCCGGGCGGGCGACCTGGGGATTCGGCAAGCGGATCGTCGGTGAGTCGGCGGAGCTTGTCGGCCGCGAGCTCCAACAGCGCACCGCGGAGCAGCTTTTCAAGGTGCTCGGCGAGCTCAAGGGCGGCGCGATGAAGTTCGGCCAGGCCCTGTCCGTCTTCGAGTCGGCCCTGCCCGAGGAGGTGGCCGGCCCGTACCGAGCGGCGCTGACGAAGCTCCAGGAGGCGGCGCCGCCGATGCCGACGCGCACCGTGCACGCGGTGCTCGAGGAGCGGCTCGGCGAGGGCTGGCACGAGCTGTTCCTGGAGTTCGAGGACAAGCCCGCCGCGGCGGCCTCGATCGGCCAGGTGCATCGAGGGGTGTGGCACGACGGCCGTGAGGTGGCGGTCAAGGTGCAGTACCCGGGTGCCGGCGAGGCCTTGCTGTCCGATCTGAACCAGCTGAGCCGCTTCTCCCGTCTGCTCGGTCCGCTGATCCCCGGGATGGACATCAAGCCGCTGATCGCGGAGCTGAAGGACCGCGTCTCGGAGGAGCTGGACTACGGCCTGGAGGCCCAGGCCCAGCAAGCGCACGCGGACGAGTTCGAGGACGACCCGGACGTCGTCGTACCGCAGGTGGTGCACCAGTCCGACCAGGTCCTGGTCACCGAGTGGATCGACGGTGTCCCGCTGTCGGAGATCATCTCGGACGGCACCCAGGAGCAGCGTGACCGCGCCGGCCAGCTTCTGGCCCGTTTCCTGTTCTCCGGCCCCGCCCGCACCGGCCTGCTGCACGCCGATCCGCACCCGGGCAACTTCCGGCTGCTGCCCGGCGGACCGGAGGGCGAGGACGACTGGCGCCTGGGCGTCCTGGACTTCGGCACGGTCGACCGGCTCCCGGGTGGTCTGCCGGCCACCATCGGCGAGTCCCTGCGGATGACCCTCGACGGAGAGGCCGAGGCGGTCTACGAGCTGCTGTGCGCGGAGGGGTTCGTCAAGGAGACGATAGAGCTCGATCCCGACGCGGTCCTGGACTATCTGCTGCCGATCATCGAACCGGCCCAGGTCGATGAGTTCACCTTCACCCGCGGCTGGATGCGCAGCCAGGCGGGCCGGGTCGCCGACCCCCGCTCCCCCGCCTACCAGCTCGGCAAGCAGCTCAACCTGCCCCCGTCGTATCTGCTGATCCACCGGGTGACCCTGAGCACGATCGGGGTGCTGTGCCAGCTGGGGGCTGCGGTGCGTCTGCGCGAGGAGTTGGAGGAGTGGCTGCCGGGGTTCGTCCCGGAGGACCCGGTGGACGGTGACGAGGCGGCGGAGGCGTGA
- a CDS encoding dipeptidase, whose product MSQTPDSVVRTYIQQHRDAFLDDLAEWLRIPSVSAQPDHAPDVRRSADWLAAELKETGFPTAEVWQTPGAPAVFAEWPSDDPQAPTVLVYGHHDVQPAAREDGWDSDPFEPVVRENRLYARGAADDKGQVFFHTLGVRAHLAATGRSTPAVHLKLLIEGEEESGSPHFRALVEEHAERLAADAVIVSDTGMWSEDTPTVCTGMRGLAECEIRLHGPDQDIHSGSFGGAVPNPATTAARLVAALHDEHARVAIPGFYDGVVDLTDRERELLAELPFDESQWLRTAKSYATQGEAGYTTLERVWARPTAEVNGIGGGYQGPGSKTIIPSSALVKLSFRLVAGQDPDHVEQAVRAWAERQVPAGIRCEITFSGATRPCLTPLDHPALRSVARAMGRAFEKPVRFTREGGSGPAADLQDVLGAPVLFLGISVPSDGWHAPNEKVELDLLLKGVETTAYLWGDLAENWRDAP is encoded by the coding sequence ATGAGCCAGACCCCGGACAGCGTCGTCCGTACGTACATCCAGCAGCACCGCGACGCCTTCCTCGACGACCTCGCCGAGTGGCTGCGCATCCCGTCGGTGTCCGCCCAGCCGGACCACGCGCCCGACGTACGACGCAGTGCCGACTGGCTCGCCGCCGAGCTGAAGGAGACCGGGTTCCCGACGGCCGAGGTCTGGCAGACCCCCGGCGCCCCCGCCGTCTTCGCCGAGTGGCCCTCCGACGACCCGCAGGCGCCCACGGTGCTGGTCTACGGCCACCACGACGTGCAGCCCGCCGCCCGGGAGGACGGCTGGGACAGCGACCCCTTCGAGCCCGTCGTCCGCGAGAACCGTCTCTACGCGCGCGGGGCGGCCGACGACAAGGGCCAGGTGTTCTTCCACACCCTCGGCGTCCGCGCCCACCTCGCCGCCACCGGCCGCAGCACCCCGGCCGTGCATCTGAAGCTGCTGATCGAGGGCGAGGAGGAGTCCGGCTCGCCCCACTTCCGGGCCCTCGTCGAGGAGCACGCCGAGCGGCTCGCCGCCGACGCCGTGATCGTCTCCGACACCGGCATGTGGTCCGAGGACACCCCCACGGTGTGCACGGGCATGCGCGGCCTCGCCGAATGCGAGATACGGCTGCACGGCCCCGACCAGGACATCCACTCCGGCTCCTTCGGCGGCGCGGTGCCCAACCCGGCGACCACGGCCGCCCGCCTCGTCGCCGCCCTGCACGACGAGCACGCGCGCGTGGCGATCCCGGGCTTCTACGACGGCGTGGTCGACCTCACCGACCGCGAGCGCGAACTCCTCGCCGAACTGCCCTTCGACGAGTCGCAGTGGCTGCGCACGGCCAAGTCGTACGCCACTCAAGGGGAGGCCGGGTACACCACCCTGGAGCGTGTCTGGGCCCGCCCCACCGCCGAGGTCAACGGCATCGGCGGCGGTTACCAGGGCCCCGGCAGCAAGACGATCATTCCGTCCTCCGCCCTGGTGAAGCTGTCCTTCCGGCTGGTGGCGGGCCAGGACCCCGACCATGTGGAGCAGGCCGTCCGCGCCTGGGCCGAGCGGCAGGTGCCCGCCGGGATCCGCTGCGAGATCACCTTCAGCGGCGCCACGCGCCCGTGCCTGACCCCGCTGGACCACCCGGCCCTCCGGTCGGTGGCCCGCGCGATGGGACGGGCCTTCGAAAAGCCCGTCCGCTTCACCCGAGAGGGAGGCTCCGGACCGGCCGCGGACCTCCAGGACGTCCTCGGTGCTCCGGTGCTCTTCCTCGGCATCTCCGTCCCGTCCGACGGCTGGCACGCGCCGAACGAGAAAGTCGAACTCGACCTGCTCCTCAAGGGCGTCGAGACCACCGCGTACCTGTGGGGCGACCTCGCCGAGAACTGGCGCGATGCGCCCTGA
- the nudC gene encoding NAD(+) diphosphatase produces MTTWTDRYADRPISLTAPSGIDRGAHHRLDEAWLAAAWSHPSTRCFVVSGGQVLIDETADGHTELVMIPSFEAPLTEAHRYFLGIDEDGVSYFALQKDSLPGRMDQSARPAGLREAGLLLSARDVGLMVHAVGLENWQRTHRFCSRCGERTVIAAAGHIRRCQACGAEHYPRTDPAVIMAVTDEDDRILLGRQVHWPEGRFSTLAGFVEPGESIEQSVRREVHEEVGITVGPVEYVASQPWPFPSSLMLGFMARATSTEIEVDGDEIHEARWFSRDDLRAAFESGEVLPPYGISIAARLIELWYGKPLPTRSAA; encoded by the coding sequence GTGACCACCTGGACCGACCGATACGCCGACCGACCCATCTCGCTCACCGCCCCGAGCGGCATCGACAGGGGCGCGCACCACCGGCTCGACGAGGCCTGGCTCGCGGCGGCGTGGAGCCACCCCTCGACGCGCTGTTTCGTGGTCTCCGGCGGCCAGGTCCTCATCGACGAGACGGCGGACGGGCACACCGAACTCGTCATGATCCCCTCCTTCGAGGCCCCCCTCACCGAGGCGCACCGGTACTTCCTCGGCATAGACGAGGACGGCGTCAGCTACTTCGCCCTCCAGAAGGACTCGCTGCCCGGGCGCATGGACCAGTCCGCCCGCCCGGCGGGCCTGCGCGAGGCGGGCCTGCTCCTGTCGGCCCGTGACGTGGGCCTGATGGTGCACGCGGTGGGTCTGGAGAACTGGCAGCGCACGCACCGTTTCTGCTCGCGCTGCGGCGAGCGCACCGTCATCGCCGCGGCCGGCCACATCCGCCGCTGCCAGGCCTGCGGCGCCGAGCACTACCCGCGCACGGACCCCGCCGTGATCATGGCCGTGACCGACGAGGACGACCGCATCCTGCTCGGCCGCCAGGTCCACTGGCCCGAAGGCCGCTTCTCGACGCTCGCCGGCTTCGTCGAGCCCGGCGAGTCCATCGAGCAGTCGGTGCGCCGCGAGGTCCACGAGGAGGTCGGCATCACCGTCGGCCCGGTCGAGTACGTCGCCAGCCAGCCCTGGCCCTTCCCGTCCAGCCTCATGCTGGGCTTCATGGCCCGCGCCACCTCGACCGAGATCGAGGTCGACGGCGACGAGATCCACGAGGCCCGCTGGTTCTCCCGCGACGACCTGCGCGCCGCCTTCGAGTCCGGCGAGGTGCTCCCGCCGTACGGCATCTCCATCGCGGCCCGCCTGATCGAACTCTGGTACGGCAAGCCGCTCCCGACGAGGAGCGCGGCCTGA
- a CDS encoding ATP-dependent DNA helicase UvrD2 codes for MTAATHSTLFPQVPDSADAVLEGLDPEQREVATALHGPVCVLAGAGTGKTRAITHRIAYGVRAGVLHPSSVLAVTFTNRAAGEMRGRLRQLGAAGVQARTFHSAALRQLQYFWPKAIGGSMPRLVDRKIQLVADAAAACRIRLDRGELRDVTAEIEWSKVTQTVPADYAPAVAKSGRDAPRDPAEIAQLYAAYEDVKRERSVIDFEDVLLLTVAVLQDRHDIAEQVRSQYQHFVVDEYQDVSPLQQRLLDLWLGERDSLCVVGDASQTIYSFTGATPDHLLDFRTRHPGATVVKLVRDYRSTPQVVHLANGLLSQAKGRAADHRLELVSQRAPGPEPVYTEYTDEPAEAEGAARRIRELIDSGVPAAEIAILFRTNAQSETYEQALADAGVPYQLRGAERFFDRPEVRKAGVALRGAARFGGNDSLLDDVVDLPSQVRAVLSGEGWTPRPPAGSGAVRERWESLAALVNLAQDFAAAKPGATLADLVAELDERANAQHAPTVQGVTLASLHSAKGLEWDVVFLVGVAEGMMPITYAKTDEQIEEERRLLYVGVTRAREHLHVSWSLSRSPGGRPNRRPSRFLDGLRPGSTATKGRATGGGAGGIERGIPGTRGSAPRRVQRTPARCRVCGRTLTDAGEMKLMRCDDCPSDMNEGLYEQLREWRAEQARSSGQPAFCVFTDRTLVAIAEAAPDDEHELARIPGVGMRKLNRYGADVLAICAGQYPAGDTDQD; via the coding sequence GTGACAGCAGCAACGCACTCCACCCTGTTCCCGCAGGTACCGGACTCGGCCGACGCGGTGCTCGAAGGGCTCGACCCCGAGCAGCGCGAGGTGGCCACCGCCCTGCACGGTCCGGTGTGCGTCCTGGCGGGCGCGGGCACGGGCAAGACCCGGGCGATCACCCACCGCATCGCCTACGGGGTGCGCGCGGGCGTCCTCCACCCCTCCAGCGTGCTCGCCGTCACCTTCACCAACCGCGCCGCCGGAGAGATGCGCGGCCGGCTGCGCCAGCTCGGCGCGGCAGGTGTCCAGGCGCGCACCTTCCACTCGGCGGCCCTGCGGCAGCTCCAGTACTTCTGGCCGAAAGCGATCGGCGGCTCCATGCCCCGGCTCGTCGACCGCAAGATCCAGCTCGTCGCCGACGCGGCCGCCGCCTGCCGCATCCGGCTCGACCGGGGCGAGCTGCGCGACGTCACCGCCGAGATCGAATGGTCCAAGGTCACCCAGACCGTCCCCGCGGACTACGCCCCCGCCGTCGCCAAGTCCGGCCGAGACGCCCCTCGCGACCCCGCTGAGATCGCCCAGCTCTACGCCGCCTACGAGGACGTCAAGCGCGAGCGCTCCGTCATCGACTTCGAGGACGTGCTGCTGCTGACCGTGGCCGTCCTCCAGGACCGGCACGACATCGCCGAACAGGTCCGCTCCCAGTACCAGCACTTCGTGGTCGACGAGTACCAGGACGTCAGCCCTCTCCAGCAGCGCCTGCTGGATCTGTGGCTCGGCGAGCGGGACAGCCTGTGCGTGGTCGGAGACGCCAGCCAGACGATCTACTCCTTCACGGGGGCGACTCCGGACCATCTGCTCGATTTCCGCACCCGCCACCCCGGTGCCACTGTCGTCAAGCTGGTCCGCGACTACCGCTCGACGCCCCAGGTCGTGCACCTCGCCAACGGCCTGTTGTCCCAGGCCAAGGGCCGCGCGGCCGACCACCGTCTTGAGCTCGTCTCCCAACGCGCGCCGGGGCCGGAACCGGTCTACACGGAGTACACCGATGAGCCCGCCGAGGCGGAGGGCGCGGCCCGCCGCATCCGTGAACTCATCGACTCGGGGGTCCCGGCCGCCGAGATCGCCATCCTGTTCCGGACGAACGCGCAGTCCGAGACCTACGAACAGGCCCTCGCCGACGCCGGGGTGCCCTACCAGCTGCGCGGCGCCGAGCGGTTCTTCGACCGCCCCGAGGTGCGCAAGGCGGGCGTCGCCCTGCGCGGCGCGGCGCGCTTCGGCGGCAACGACTCCCTCCTGGACGACGTCGTCGACCTGCCCTCGCAGGTACGCGCCGTGCTCTCGGGCGAGGGCTGGACACCGCGACCACCGGCCGGCTCCGGGGCCGTCAGAGAGCGCTGGGAGTCCCTGGCCGCCCTGGTGAACCTCGCCCAGGACTTCGCCGCCGCCAAACCCGGCGCCACCCTGGCGGACCTCGTCGCCGAGCTCGACGAACGGGCGAACGCCCAGCACGCCCCGACCGTGCAGGGCGTCACCCTCGCCTCCCTGCACTCGGCCAAGGGCCTGGAGTGGGACGTCGTCTTCCTGGTCGGCGTGGCCGAGGGCATGATGCCGATCACCTACGCGAAGACCGACGAACAGATCGAGGAGGAGCGCCGCCTGCTGTACGTCGGCGTCACCCGCGCGCGGGAACACCTCCATGTCTCCTGGTCCCTCTCCCGCTCACCCGGCGGCCGTCCCAACCGCCGCCCCAGCCGTTTCCTCGACGGGCTGCGCCCCGGCTCGACGGCCACCAAGGGCCGTGCAACCGGCGGTGGCGCGGGCGGTATCGAGCGCGGAATCCCCGGAACCAGGGGCTCCGCCCCGAGACGAGTGCAACGAACCCCCGCCCGCTGCCGGGTTTGCGGCCGCACGCTCACCGACGCGGGCGAGATGAAGCTGATGCGCTGCGACGACTGCCCCTCCGACATGAACGAGGGCCTCTACGAGCAGCTCCGCGAGTGGCGCGCCGAACAGGCAAGGAGCAGTGGTCAGCCCGCCTTCTGCGTCTTCACCGACAGGACACTGGTGGCGATCGCCGAGGCCGCGCCCGACGACGAGCACGAGCTGGCGCGCATCCCGGGCGTCGGGATGCGCAAGCTCAACCGCTACGGAGCCGATGTCCTGGCCATCTGCGCAGGCCAGTACCCCGCAGGGGACACAGATCAAGACTGA